One part of the Solea solea chromosome 1, fSolSol10.1, whole genome shotgun sequence genome encodes these proteins:
- the LOC131471401 gene encoding protein Niban 2-like isoform X1 → MLKNVEHMEKIAMLAFHPVKMHSCYEKEVNLSLEGLQQQFDVSSPSVFVQRAQIPMREMFEQILHQSLESQGTEELCKIIQHCQDRVIKVIHKENRLVHQILA, encoded by the exons cacatggagaagatcgccatgctggctttccatccagttaagatgcacagctgctatgagaaggaggtgaacctgagccttgagggtctgcagcaacagtttgacgtgagcagcccgtcagtgtttgtccaaagggcccagatccccatgagagag atgtttgagcagatccttcatcagagtctcgagtctcagggtacagaggagctgtgtaagatcatccagcactgccaggacagagtcattaaggtaatacacaaagaaaacaggcttgtgcatcaaattcttgcataa
- the LOC131471401 gene encoding protein Niban 2-like isoform X2, whose product MLKNVEHMEKIAMLAFHPVKMHSCYEKEVNLSLEGLQQQFDMFEQILHQSLESQGTEELCKIIQHCQDRVIKVIHKENRLVHQILA is encoded by the exons cacatggagaagatcgccatgctggctttccatccagttaagatgcacagctgctatgagaaggaggtgaacctgagccttgagggtctgcagcaacagtttgac atgtttgagcagatccttcatcagagtctcgagtctcagggtacagaggagctgtgtaagatcatccagcactgccaggacagagtcattaaggtaatacacaaagaaaacaggcttgtgcatcaaattcttgcataa